Proteins encoded together in one Lathyrus oleraceus cultivar Zhongwan6 chromosome 5, CAAS_Psat_ZW6_1.0, whole genome shotgun sequence window:
- the LOC127078788 gene encoding uncharacterized protein LOC127078788 yields the protein MKSIIRDRDKAVTYNVNWNADNQLIGSNAAKLASYIGTLVRMHIPITATRWSNKELGSAKDKIWTEILRSFNIEDTTIRKKYILQLAGKRHRGWRTFLTNKYLKDKEKNFVEYDPEYPVKYAIFITEEEWVAFVAQRRDENFKKVSATNRERASNPTYAYKKGRLGYARLEEKILDETKSDATSLPPHVLWKEARVGKDGTVRDDVQHIYDECETLSQSISTAEDQENRSVLSRALNVPEYPGRVRGKGHGCTPTSLYKNPRRRNPSNQEVMETLQALQAQVLQLQKDNERYRCMEKCSSQLKETSEKASINCQNKFPEGISSCQLYLSSPTYRLVGKGKVHNTSGDLLHHRPLPDGHLKVSVDVVLDKDALLPIPDIVSETTLLRDAIGSFVAWPLDLIFIDDETPTKPASKDKGILRHNESVASQKEVFAQGSQQLSQKIGSRQKNKRDLPVTSLPKKGAFVPRYQISLETLVDSSDMATAGAIRLLDMEEDIFGYSCTETIGKEDLEHIFRHQELGVGVIHTYIRFLYDNFMRGNDQLSNRFRFVSSSLVNKALICREPDSCREYLVKRFMASSTNNLYLCPYNSGCHWLLLAIDPLKEVVYFLNSIDGEWTNYPDMKQLVDTSIKVFRSQRQARVPRTKSSNITWIKVQCPLQRNGIDYGYFVMRFMREIINMNQIEIPITDS from the exons ATGAAGAGTATCATTCGTGATAGAGATAAAGCAGTAACATATAATGTAAATTGGAATGCTGATAACCAACTAATTGGGTCTAATGCTGCAAAGTTGGCAAGCTACATTGGTACACTTGTTCGTATGCACATTCCAATCACTGCTACAAGATGGAGTAATAAAGAGTTGGGTAGCGCTAAAGATAAGATTTGGACTGAGATACTG AGGTCTTTTAACATTGAAGATACAACTATCCGAAAAAAGTATATActtcaattggccggaaaaagacaCAGAGGGTGGAGAACGTTTTTAACAAACAAGTATCTTAAAGACAAAGAAAAAAATTTTGTTGAATATGATCCGGAATATCCAGTGAAGTATGCGATCTTCATTACAGAAGAAGAATGGGTTGCTTTTGTAGCCCAAAGAAGAGACGAAAATTTCAAGAAAGTGAGTGCCACAAATCGCGAGAGAGCGTCAAATCCCACGTATGCATACAAAAAAGGTCGTTTGGGATATGCACGCTTAGAGGAAAAAATT TTAGACGAGAcgaaaagtgacgcaacatcaCTTCCGCCACATGTTTTGTGGAAAGAAGCTCGTGTGGGAAAGGATGGAACTGTTAGGGATGACGTTCAACATATTTATGATGAATGT GAGACCCTATCTCAATCGATAAGCACAGCTGAGGACCAGGAGAACAGGAGCGTACTTAGTAGAGcactaaatgttcctgagtatcCCGGTCGGGTGAGGGGTAAAGGGCATGGTTGTACTCCAACTTCCTTGTATAAGAATCCAAGGAGAAGAAATCCTagcaatcaagaagtgatggAGACGTTGCAGGCATTACAAGCGCAAGTTCTTCAATTGCAAAAGGATAATGAGAGATATAGGTGTATGGAAAAGTGCAGTTCACAGTTGAAAGAAACTAGTGAGAAAGCCAGTATCAATTGTCAAAAtaaatttcccgag ggcatttcatCTTGTCAGCTATACTTATCGTCACCGACTTATCGCctagttggcaagggaaaagtgcacaacacttcgggaGATTTACTTCACCATAGACCGCTCCCGGATGGACACCTTAAAGTATCGGTTGATGTTGTATTAGATAAGGATGCGTTGCTACCGATACCTGACATTGTTTCAGAGACAACATTGCTGCGAGATGCAATAGGATCATTTGTTGCATGGCCCTTGGATCTCATTTTCATTGATGATGAG ACGCCTACAAAACCCGCATCTAAGGATAAAGGGATTTTGCGGCACAACGAgtctgttgcatcacaaaaagaG GTATTTGCTCAAGGGTCACAACAACTGAGCCAGAAAATTGGTAGTCGACAGAAAAACAAAAGGGATCTTCCAGTGACTTCTTTGCCAAAAAAAGGTGCTTTTGTGCCTCGATACCAGATATCTCTTGAAACACTTGTTGACTCATCAGATATGGCAACAGCTGGTGCTATTCGCTTACTGGATATGGAGGAAGATATCTTTGGTTATTCATGCACTGAAACAATCGGAAAAGAAGATCTGGAACATATTTTTCGGCATCAAGAATTAGGCGTCGGTGTTATACACACATACATCCG GTTCTTGTATGACAATTTCATGCGCGGGAATGATCAATTGTCAAACAGATTCCGTTTCGTGTCTTCCTCCCTGGTCAACAAAGCATTAATTTGTAGGGAACCGGATTCATGTAGAGAGTACTTAGTCAAGAGATTCATGGCCAGCAGTACAAACAACTTGTATCTTTGCCCGTATAATTCAGG GTGTCACTGGTTGTTGCTTGCTATTGATCCTTTAAAAGAAGTGGTATATTTTCTGAATTCGATAGATGGTGAATGGACAAATTATCCGGATATGAAGCAATTAGTTGATAC atCAATAAAAGTGTTCCGATCTCAAAGACAAGCTCGAGTACCACGTACTAAATCCAGCAACATTACGTGGATAAAAGTGCAG TGTCCTCTACAGCGCAACGGTATCGATTACGGATACTTTGTAATGAGGTTTATGAGGGAAATCATTAATATGAATCAAATAGAGATTCCAATCACG gattctTAG